One Cydia amplana chromosome 18, ilCydAmpl1.1, whole genome shotgun sequence DNA segment encodes these proteins:
- the LOC134656263 gene encoding mitochondrial inner membrane protein OXA1L-like, translating into MFKLLSRHGCRSATLNLFRDKFEVRKVKTYYVYASAGSVRFSSSGNDAGKTTALVDAIPEPPPVPQIPDGLAETVQSLAANGEPTFASLGLGGWTPVGMVQQCLEYVHVSLDIPWWGAILIGTIVVRVAMFPLVIMAQRNTAVMNNNLPEIQLLQVKMTQARQSGNQLEAARYAQEMMMFMKEKGLNPLKNMLVPLAQAPFFISFFMGLRGMANCPVESMTYGGLAWFMDLTVPDQYFLLPLITSATLWATIELGVDGGRLEASNMVMMRYFLRAIPIVMIPFTINFPGAILVYWCSSNFISLIQVGVLKVPAVREYLKIPKLVKHTPEALPIKKKGFVEGAKDSWTNMKISKELAERQRVDELIFTKAGKGPLQKTYKYDPTKLSNVQAKSK; encoded by the coding sequence ATGTTCAAATTATTGAGTCGCCATGGGTGCCGCAGCGCAACTTTAAATTTGTTTAGGGACAAGTTTGAGGTTAGAAAAGTGAAGACTTATTATGTATACGCATCAGCTGGATCCGTGCGATTCTCATCATCAGGCAACGATGCAGGCAAGACTACTGCTTTAGTAGATGCTATCCCGGAGCCACCGCCAGTGCCGCAGATTCCTGATGGATTAGCGGAGACAGTACAGTCGTTAGCCGCCAATGGAGAACCTACTTTCGCAAGTTTAGGCCTCGGCGGCTGGACCCCCGTCGGCATGGTGCAGCAATGCTTAGAATACGTACACGTCTCTCTTGATATTCCATGGTGGGGCGCAATTTTAATAGGTACCATCGTCGTCCGTGTCGCCATGTTCCCACTAGTCATTATGGCGCAACGTAACACTGCAGTTATGAATAACAACCTGCCAGAAATACAGCTGCTTCAAGTCAAGATGACTCAAGCAAGGCAGTCTGGTAATCAATTAGAGGCCGCCCGTTACGCTCAAGAAATGATGATGTTCATGAAAGAAAAAGGCTTGAATCCTTTGAAGAATATGCTGGTGCCTTTGGCCCAGGCTCCCTTCTTCATATCATTCTTTATGGGTTTGAGAGGAATGGCAAACTGCCCTGTTGAGAGCATGACCTATGGGGGCTTAGCTTGGTTTATGGATCTAACAGTACCTGACCAGTACTTCCTACTCCCCCTTATTACCAGTGCCACATTATGGGCAACAATAGAGCTGGGCGTAGACGGAGGCCGCCTGGAAGCCTCCAACATGGTCATGATGAGATATTTCCTGCGGGCCATACCAATAGTCATGATACCTTTCACAATTAACTTCCCCGGAGCAATCCTTGTTTATTGGTGCTCCAGTAACTTCATCTCGCTGATCCAGGTGGGAGTCCTCAAAGTACCTGCTGTTAGAGAATACCTTAAGATTCCTAAACTGGTGAAACACACTCCCGAAGCCCTGCCGATTAAGAAAAAGGGCTTTGTAGAGGGTGCCAAAGATTCCTGGACTAATATGAAAATCTCCAAAGAGCTGGCCGAGAGACAAAGGGTAGATGAGCTAATCTTTACCAAGGCAGGAAAAGGACCCTtacaaaaaacatacaaatatgatCCTACAAAGCTTTCTAATGTACAAGCGAAATCAAAATGA
- the LOC134656497 gene encoding U3 small nucleolar RNA-associated protein 15 homolog translates to MAKTPSTIAYPFKKTNKKLYAPPKAQETQDSLYWKKLGLPVLVKEYGAIDYLDFCPVQPYYFAATCSVRVQVYDPITKVVAKNLSQFVEGAYGATFRGDGRLLVAGSEEKVVKLFDVQSKNVLRVFTGHTAPVHRTFFTKDNLKVLSCSDDKSVGLWDIATEARVANFTEHTDYVRAGATSPISPDIILSGGYDNIVKMYDCRTNETVLTVNHGDPIESTLFLPSGGIFVSAGGTQIKVWDIFNGGKLLSTISSHHKTVTSLRLSSNNSRLISASLDRHLKFYDISTFGVVHNIDFPNGILSMAISDRDDVLAVGMVDGVISISKREHSKIKKADTDAENKTSFKFVSDFNELSNIDLSVTKQKIAAEPLMEKYLRKHEYSRVLATAISTASKYPTRNVAMLQELLKRNVFHMALGGIDDHHLYKLLKFIQRKLGETMFNRTLIDVLNVVIDVYGNQVHLLTEANQILYKNIAKKVQAEIEVCKKVSELEGAINLLLAGAQVGTTPVDTNEILAPSAVAQKEIVIDV, encoded by the exons atggCGAAAACTCCATCAACAATAGCATACCCATTCAAGAAGACCAACAAAAAGTTATATGCACCGCCCAAGGCTCAAGAAACTCAAGATTCACTATATTGGAAGAAACTTGGG TTGCCAGTCCTTGTCAAAGAATATGGAGCCATAGACTACTTGGACTTTTGTCCAGTGCAGCCCTATTATTTTGCCGCCACATGTTCCGTTAGAGTTCAG GTATATGATCCAATAACGAAAGTAGTTGCCAAGAACCTGTCTCAATTTGTAGAAGGTGCTTATGGGGCAACCTTCAGGGGCGATGGCCGTCTCCTGGTGGCAGGCAGTGAAGAAAAGGTGGTCAAGCTCTTTGATGTCCAATCCAAAAACGTACTTAGAGTGTTTACAGGACATACTGCACCC GTCCACAGGACGTTCTTTACAAAGGACAACTTAAAAGTTCTTAGTTGTTCAGATGACAAATCAGTTGGCCTTTGGGACATTGCTACAGAAGCCCGAGTTGCCAACTTTACAGAACACACCGATTATGTCAGAGCAGGTGCCACAAGTCCAATCTCGCCAGACATCATTTTATCTGGTGGCTACGACAACATTGTCAAAATGTATGACTGTCGGACAAACGAGACTGTACTCACTGTCAACCATGGAGACCCCATAGAGTCTACACTTTTCCTACCATCCGGAGGTATATTTGTAAGTGCTGGAGGCACACAAATCAAGGTTTGGGACATTTTCAATGGTGGAAAACTACTCTCTACCATTTCATCACATCACAAAACGGTGACATCCTTAAGGTTGTCCAGTAACAATAGTAGGCTCATATCTGCATCGTTGGACAGGCATTTGAAGTTCTACGACATTTCAACATTTGGTGTTGTTCACAATATTGACTTTCCAAATGGAATTCTTAGCATGGCTATATCTGACCGTGATGATGTGCTTGCTGTCGGGATGGTTGACGGTGTTATATCCATCAGCAAAAGAGAGCATTCCAAGATCAAGAAAGCTGATACAGATGCAGAAAACAAAACAAGTTTTAAATTTGTATCAGACTTTAATGAACTATCTAACATTGATTTATCAGTAACTAAGCAAAAGATTgcagctgaacccttaatggagAAATATTTAAGGAAACATGAGTACTCTAGAGTGCTCGCTACAGCTATTTCAACTGCTTCCAAATATCCAACTCGAAATGTTGCAATGCTCCAAGAACTGCTGAAAAGGAACGTCTTTCACATGGCTTTGGGTGGCATAGATGATCACCACttatacaaattacttaaatttaTACAGAGAAAATTAGGCGAAACCATGTTTAACAGAACATTGATTGATGTTTTAAATGTCGTCATTGATGTATATGGCAACCAAGTACATCTTTTGACTGAAGCGAACCAGATTCTCTATAAAAATATAGCTAAAAAAGTTCAAGCTGAAATTGAAGTGTGTAAAAAGGTGAGTGAGCTGGAAGGAGCTATCAATTTGTTATTAGCTGGGGCTCAAGTGGGTACAACTCCTGTGGACACTAATGAGATCCTAGCTCCGTCAGCTGTTGCTCAGAAAGAAATTGTTATTGATGTATGA